TTATTGAAGCGCCCCTGAATAGTTACGCTGGGTTTTTAGATCAATGAATTCGATGGGCTTTTGGCCTTGGTCTAGGCGGAGATAGGCCTCGGGGCTGATGGTTTTTTCGGGGTATGTGGCTAACAGGTGATCATCGCGGGTCAGGAGTTTGATGCTGCCCTGTGGGAAGCGATCAAGTGCGCGGAGGAGTTGCTCATCCTCTGGATCATGGGCGTCAAAAACGGGGCCTTCATTGGCTAATGCGGCAAGCTATTGTTTATGGCTCCTCGACGTTTCATGTGGATTTGAGTATAGAAGCGGCTGGGCTGGCGATCAGGTAAGGGACGCGGAAAAAATAGATTACCCCAATTTCTAGCTGCATATATTTTCGAATTGTTTTAAAATTTGCCCATGTTAACCGCACAGATAAATCAGATGTAAAGGTACAACAAATATGGATAAATACTGCTACTGAGCTTTCTGGCTCAGCGCGGCGGATATTCATGGCACAAGTCGTTGAGCTCATCGGGTGGGGTGGTCAACGGTTTGCGGAATCGGTATTGGGGTGGGATAGAAAAACAATACGAAAAGAACAGAAAGAGATTCAATCTGGCTCGCCTTACATAGACGGCCGTCGTCGTTCAGGCCGCAAGAAAGCCGAAGCGCATTTCCCTCAACTTCTCGACGATATTGATGCGGTCGTTGGCCACACGGGACAGACGGACCCGACGTTTAAAAGCACCCGTGTCTATATTCCGATTACGGCCAAAGAGGTCCGACGCCGGTTGATTGATGATAAAGGCTACCGTTCACGCGAGATCATCGGTGAACGGAGTCTGCGTACCAAGCTCAATGAATTGGGCTACCGCCTCAAACGGATCAAAAAATGTCTCCCTCTTAAACGCATCGAAGAAACCGACGCCATCTTTGATGAAGTGCATCGGATCAACCAGGAAGCCGACGAGCAAGCCGGTGTGCTACGGATCTCTCTGGACACCAAGGCGGCCGTCAAGGTTGGGCGATTCTCCCGCAATGGACAGAGCCGAACCCCTCAAGCCGCCCTTGACCATGACTTCGACCCGGACACGACACTAACGCCCTTCGGCATCCTGTTACCCCAGCAGGCCAAGAGTTACCTCTGGTTCACGGAAAGCAAGGTCACTGCGGACTTCATGGTGGATTGCATCGAGCAGATGTGGGGCAAAATCGAGAACCGGGAGCGCATCCACACCCTGGTGATCAACGCCGACAACGGCCCTGAGAATAGTGGCCGACGCACGCAGTGGTTGAAGCGGCTGATTGAATTCAGTGATTGCCACGGGATCCATATCCAGTTGGCTTACTATCCGCCCTACCACAGCAAATACAATCCGGTGGAACGGCTCTGGGGTATTCTCGAAAATCATTGGCGCGGCGAATTGCTGGAGACCGTGAAAAAGACCCTGGGGCTGGCAAGGAGCATGACCTATAAAGGCATTCGGCCCGTTGTTAGAAAGGTGACGAGAACATACGAGTCTGGGGTGACCTTATCCAAGCAAGCCATGCTTGATGTCGAGCAACGACTGGAGAGAAAATCCGGCTTGGAGCCTTGGTTTATTTCGATTCAGCCAATGGCTGATTTGGGGTAATCTATTTTTTCCGCGTCCCTAAATCATGGTCATGAAGGTCTCTGTATTGCGGTAACCCCTGGCCCTTGCTCTGGCCGCTTGGAACAGGCTGTTTAAGCCCTCCATCCGAGCGTTGGTGTAGGTAGAGGTCCAGCGCCTGACCACGCGCTTGGCATGCCGCTCTAGGCTGTTCAGGGCCTTGCGCACCGGCTCCAGTAGTTTGTTTTCACCCACCAGCAAGCGGGTGTAGTTGATAAACCGGCTGATTCGCCATTGGGCCGCACGAGGGGTCTTCGCTTCGCGTATCCAGCGCAGTCGCTCTTTGACGCGCCACGCCGTGGCCGTGTCCAAGCCCTGCTCCAGGAGTTCGGCCAAGGCATAGAGCTGGTTGCTGGTCAGGTTGTCCGGCTCACCTTTCTTCAGCACGGCCCAACGCAGATGGCGGGGCATGGGCTTGATCCGACCCTCTTGCTTTCTGACCTCGTCCACCGCGTGGGTAAACATCTGCACGATATGAAACCAATCAACGGTGACCTCCGCGTTGGGCAGGTTATCGGCAATGCCGCTGAGAAAGGCCGGGGACATATCGCAGACGACTTCAAGAATCTGCTCTGGCTGGCCTTGATGCGTTTTCAGGAATTCGGCGAAGTGCTTGAGGGTGTCCTTGCCTTTGCCCGGCGTGACGAAGAGCACCGGCTCATGGGATTTGGCCATGTCTATGAAGACGGTGACGTAGTGGTGGCCTCGCTTTGAGGCGGTCTCATCCAGACCAACAGCCTTCACGCTCGACAGGTCGAACTGCGCAATGGCGCGCTTGACGTAGTGCTTCACCACGCGCCACAGCCGCTGATCGGTGATCGCCATAATCCGTGCTGCCGCCTCTACGGCATCTCCCGCACCAAGGTCATGGCGGCTTGCTCAAACAGCAGGGTGAAGCGACTGCCTTTGCGAGCCCAAGGCACCTGTATCCGCCTGACCCCGTGTTCAGGACAGCGCACGCGGGCCGTGGAGGCATGCACATAGCAGCGGTGCTGAAAGAAGTTCAGATGCCGCCAGCGGAATGCCTCGAAGTCATGTGCCTTACACAGCTGGCCGCATTCTGGGCAGGGGAACAGACTGCCACGCGGCGCTTCGACCCAGAGGTGCAATTCATGGGGCTGCTTGTCCTTGTCCAGTGCTTGGTCAACCAACTTCCATGGGGCTTGAAGGCCCAAACCGAGCATCAGGATTTCACTGCTGTCCACCATCATTCCTCCACGCAAAAGCGCAGGCTACACCGGTGGGAGTTCAGGGACAATTCCACAGGTTTTGTCGAGGAGCCTTGTTTATCTTTTACAAATTCTGTGAGTAAGCGCCTTGCTTTGGACAATACAGTTTTATTTGTTTCTGGCTTACCTGCTGCGATATTCTCTCTGCTTAGCTGTTTATAGAGATTGTATTCAAGGGTTTGTGTCGATCCACAATATAGCCAAAGGCGGACCTCATTTGAAGCGGCCATATCGATGGCAAGGGCACTTGTTTCTGCATGTGGCTTTCGCTGAGAACATATATCGATGGCGACATTAACGTCAATGAGCAGATTCATAGTCAACGCAATCCTTTTATTTCCTCGCGTAAGCGAAGGCCTCAATTCGATCTAATTGTTTTTCAGTCAATTCT
This is a stretch of genomic DNA from gamma proteobacterium SS-5. It encodes these proteins:
- a CDS encoding ISAzo13 family transposase, which codes for MVLKFAHVNRTDKSDVKVQQIWINTATELSGSARRIFMAQVVELIGWGGQRFAESVLGWDRKTIRKEQKEIQSGSPYIDGRRRSGRKKAEAHFPQLLDDIDAVVGHTGQTDPTFKSTRVYIPITAKEVRRRLIDDKGYRSREIIGERSLRTKLNELGYRLKRIKKCLPLKRIEETDAIFDEVHRINQEADEQAGVLRISLDTKAAVKVGRFSRNGQSRTPQAALDHDFDPDTTLTPFGILLPQQAKSYLWFTESKVTADFMVDCIEQMWGKIENRERIHTLVINADNGPENSGRRTQWLKRLIEFSDCHGIHIQLAYYPPYHSKYNPVERLWGILENHWRGELLETVKKTLGLARSMTYKGIRPVVRKVTRTYESGVTLSKQAMLDVEQRLERKSGLEPWFISIQPMADLG